The Vigna unguiculata cultivar IT97K-499-35 chromosome 11, ASM411807v1, whole genome shotgun sequence genomic sequence tttgataaaggacaacaaaaatgtttgactttttaatataaagagagagaaaaaaaaaaatggatgaaaaCAACTAACATAAcgaaatgattttttgactactaaattttgacaactttctcttacaactttatcattttttaagtgatttttcattttttcatttttttattcttaatattttaaaatcacttagaAGAAGCCACCTcatgttataagagaaaattgtcaaaatttagtagttaaaatatcattattcttaAATAAAGCTCGagcaatttaaaaatttagatcTAGTTCCTGAAAGAAACATGCGTATGTTGGATTTTTGTAAAGGAAAAATTTGGGAGATTTCCCATTCTGGGATATAAATTTTCCATGTTTATCTTGGAGGACTATTTTTGGggttttattaagaaatttgaaatctaTAAATGTAATAATAGCAAAAATGAAGAATTGCGTTTAGATAGATGGtgattgataatttttaattaggaaCGTTGTATTTGacgttttgttttttatttatttatgtaagaCTCCTTTGACTTTTTAGTGTAAACGATGAATGttattaattcttttgtatttttttagaatttgcaagcatatatactatttatagaccacaaattttcaaaatgagcGCAATCTCATATTTGGAAGGCTGAGTAGGATTTGGACAAACCTATTATCTAATCTACTTATAGGGTTAGATGGGGTTGGatcaagattttaaatttttttctctttttattaaaaaattataattttttaatgtcaaCACAATTTTAGGAAAACTTACTTTAGGgattcaattaatttgttgaaattAATTCAGGGCATGAAATGAAAGACAAAATACAATTTCTCAACAAGTATAAGAGTaagttttaaaatgtatttcaaGTCAATCAtatgtagggatgtcaaaaaaatccgtactcGTAATGAGtagaaaatagatattaaaaatggatactcgTTATCCGCGgatacgggtatttttgatactcgTATGTTAACgaggcgggtacgggtatcataatatccgtacccgtggatacccgtatccgCTAAACTTCCACCCCTtaacatttttctctttcctttttttgaaattgggcatatacatcaaaccttatctagacaatgacatttatggtatgcttgttgtcaaatgatggaatcaaaataagaatacttgacatgtaataattgaggtttattatgtttattatttgcttattttgtttatttttcaggaacCAGTAGGAGAAAATGAGtttgttgatcaaagcactaattaaagaatttctattgtgttgaacgtcattttatatttttttttacaattatttggacttgtatgaacttgaatttatttgaattttatttaaaatttatgacagtgatgtattttattgtattttatttgaatttatgattaaatatttattttttaaataattttacaaatatccgcgggtacccatggatatgaaaaaaataggcggatacccgcataatggatacccAACGAATATAGGTACGATTACGGGACATATATTTATCCCGCGGATAGGATACGAGagaactactacccgtaccctacccattgacatccctaatcatatgtttattttttcctACACTTCccatttttcctaaattatctctcgttaaaattataataaaaagataaaatgtttaTCGGCACCTCTTTAgttttttatcatattatgGAATATAATTCCGGATccgaaaaatatatttagaattctataaaccaaaatatattagaaaacttacattttaaattgcgtaatttagaatatatttttgaatctaaaattatattatggacTATCCAATCCcgatttatattttgaattttattgttcaaaatatatagaaaatcaaAGTGATGCAGAGATACATTTTACCTTTCTATTACAACTGAAATGAAGGGTAATTTAGGATTTATAAGTAttatggggtgcaggaagaaaaaaggAGGTGTAGGATGAAATAACCCCTCCGTATTAGCCTGTTGCTCAACTTAATGGATTTATAGTTTGGTTTGGGTCAGTTTTGATCCAATAGTAAATTAAACTTAATCCAATCTAATTAAGTTGGATTTGTTCAGGTCGAGTCATGAGATAATCTGATTCAATAGGTAAGTAAAACTGAAAAACATtgtaatgtattttaatttaaattaagaatgatTCAACTTTAAGTTTACTAAGACAATAGTTTTACCACATCTTTCACATTGTATGtcttaaaagttaaatttcttttaaagacaaaattatgaaaataatgtcatattttaaaaaaaagttaaatatgtttttgtcctttcacaagtgaaatttgaaattagtccctctttgaaactttggatcaatttagttcttcatctctcgaaatacgtggatttagtcattttaaccaaattttattaagtttatttgatgtttcaaacgcgtttgataatagtatttgacttaacattaaagcgaaaatgtgtcaaacaatacaaatagaatcctgaaatgcgtttgaaacatcaaataaatttaacaaaattgagttaaaatgactaaatctacgtatttctaaagattattAGTGCTAAATTACgtatttctaaagattattagtgctaaattggttcaaaattttaaagatgaactaattctaaattttaccGAAATTgaaaagactaaaaacatatttcataaGTGTGGTGGTGATTGATGGTAACAATGAACGTGTAAATTTGTGTACCTGATGAGAGAAGGCATATGCCAGAGCTCGCTCTCGTTTGACTGCTGCTTCTTCCCTCTGATGAATCCTGGAAAGTATATCTTCCATTGTGTCAGAACCTCCACACCATCCCACCTGCCATACATTAATTACCaacaaaacatattttcttGATGAATCAAAATGACATGATTTGTTCAATACTTTTAGTTAACAAAAGTTGAAAGCAAGAAACATCATGTGACAGTAGTAATGTACCTGAAGCTCATGAATCTTAGCTGCAAGTTTCAACTGGTTTTCTAGTTTCTTTTGCTTAATCCTTGCTTCTGTTAGCATATAGAGTCTGCGAGCTTTGATCTGATCCTGTATTCTGCTCCATGTATGTATGTAGTTTAGTGCACTTATTGTCTGTTCTTTGGCCATGTGATGCTGAATTGCAGCCTCAAGTTTCACTGCTACCTTCGACGCTGCAATGTTTTTAGTGTAGTTTAGTGCAGTCTCCCTTAGATTCTGCAATGTTCTTCTTGCCTGCATACACAAAAAAGAGGGCTTAATAAAATTTAGGCTTAAGATGGAAGAAAAATATGTTCATAAGATGGTGCCAATCATTGATTTGAACAGTGTTGTGCAGATTTGATTTTTTCCTACTATTTGTACGtggaaattatattataatctacaattttttataatagtttagtaactgaaaaatatatttaatctaaattttaaatgaattaagtaCCAGAAATGCACGAAATGCATTTTGAATTCGAGTAGCAGCAATATCTTCTATGAAGCTGGTGGGAACTGTCCTTTCTAGTACCTCCGAACCTTCACTAGGAATGTTATTTGACTCTTCACAAGTTTCGTCTTGTTTCTCTTCAGAGGACTCATCTGGTTTTTCAGGGGTGGATTGCACCTACTCAAAATTGTGCCAGAGAGAATTCAAAACCAACACATGTAGCAAGAATGGTACGTTGGAAATTCCACCTCTAATTATCGTAAGAATTATTCCcgcttatatattattataaatactttaattagatttcatttactgttttaagaattaaactttaatattaacttaatcttacttattaaattttataagatatacatattaagtttaaaatttaatcctacaaaattaaatatttattaaatatacgTATCAAAAGTAAgagtaaatatttataaaagaccAAAACATAGTGGTGGTATGATAAcctaataacaaataataaatcatcttaaataataaactttaaatttaatttaatactacaaaaccaaatatttatagaatataTAAACGAAATGAGACTCGATATTTATAGGACTTAatcctacaaaaataaatatttataatatacatttcaaatatCAAACTAGATATTTATGACTACTATGGTAAGAATCCGATAGTAAATAATATGATAgatctaataaattataaattaaattaaaaagtaaattttaaatttatttatatattataaatttattttatctacagTGAATTCTTGGTTAACAAACTCTTACAAAATATGACATGGTATGTGACAGAAATCAAATAACCTTAGCTTGGTCCGATTTATCTTCCTTCCGTTTCTTCAATTTAACAATTCTCTTAAACCATTTCTTTGGACTCATAATTTCTACACCTGCAAAGAACATTCCATCATGATTGCTGATCCTCATGCATAAACTCATAGGGTTTTTTTTAATCGATTTATTCCAACATCATTTTTCAGAAAAATGCACAAGCTAGTCATATTTCctggaagaaaataataatcCCTAATCCTTGTACAAATTGATAAACTAAAGCAACAAGAAGAAGAACATGCAGAACTAAAcagaaagatgaaaaataatagaaagagTAAAGAGAACATACAAATATGAGAAGCAAAAGACACAAACAAAGAAAAGGTTGCTTAGAGAGGATGAAAGGTGGAGAAGTAGTTTATATAACACTTGTTTCATTCAAGACAAACCGCAGAAAAAGAGAGGAGTTCTTAGCAAAGTGACAAAGCAACCACAGTGAAGAAGATGTTTAATCTCTTGGAAGATGAAGAGTCTCCAGAAAGGTAACAGAAGGTAGTCACATACATCcaatgtttattttctgaaaatgaACTCACAATCATATATAAGTAACAAAAAGTTAAAGATATGCTTTGCCTTGTCACTATTCAATAACATATTTCCTTCTTTTTATACTATAATAATTACCTAGTATATCTACTATagtttcattaattattaatatcgATGATGAGGCCTCATATGGCATAtatctttagttttctttttctttcaatataaatttttacaaaaggCGATCTCATAACAATATATGAGTAAACaataagtattaatatattttgtttttatacaataaaaaaattacaatcttattacagaaaataaaaatccaacaaaatttgtttaaactCCGTTAATGAGAActtattaaatatgtatttggtTTTTAATAACACCGGTGTATTTTGacagagtattttaatgaagtaattatttttttaaaaatttaggttttctttgtcacaaaatatattttttgatagaaaaattaaaaagcatttaaaataaaactttttttgaaAGCATTTCAATTAGCTAGCAGAAATTTAAATAtctgttatgaattaatgattgtccattgatttgatacatttactcatatgattcattactctttatggtagatatctgtattaactaagttgatttgtttcctttatggattacatattgtatctataaataggactcttcctatcaataataagacacagatgagttgctccctattatctcattctctattctctcttgtttttctcttctctattatctgtcgtcattctctatgttattcactttatttcataacacgttatcagcacaatgttccaaccaattgaggactagtgaaAGCTTTTTCTCTATAACGACAGTGTTATGCGTGTCTTAATtcaggctctttctaatcctttctcaaattataatttcaccttatattcttcctcttgcgataagaattgtttaactttatcaattttcatctccgtcttattatttttatttttattatgacggtgattattattattattattattaatattattattttatctgctagttctaaacacacaaaatgttacaaaatttggatttgtgacccttgatattacaaggaagaattccttatattggattttaaatgttgaaatatatttagaagcAATGGATATTGAGATACCAttcaataaagaaataaagcatccaagcaacatgacaaaaatattgtgaaaagagatttcacaaatattatgaatttatttcatgcctatgtatggctggctggataaagcaataaagcttttgatgaaaaatcatgagattcGCCTAATATGcttcattcccagaagtgaatgcagcaataaatattatgaatttatttcattacttcatgcctttgtatggctgaacaaagcaatgagcttttgatagaaaatcaagaaacctgtccaaattggttctgctccattcccagaagtgaatgccgcaacatttgatttatattttcatgatcgtgatcatgatattgattatggacatggttataaagaaaatttcaaagacacattttgtcaccagaagtggcacgataatgtgaaaaaaggaaaaggaaaatgtgaaaatattgacaaaaagatgaaggtatatattattgtacaccagagcatcttacaaataatgagaagaacatacaAAGacattttgcttatgaagatgatgattctgattatggccatatggatgctactcatcttaatattgttattttctttgctaaagcaaatgaaagcattgatcacctaattgattatgagagtgttgaaaaaaaaaatctcatattgatatttacgtttatatgaaaaacgaatgttttgcactagtaccaaaagatATGCGTCTTATTGATAGtacaacaacttatacaattctcaagagtaataaatttttctcttgtttgataatgtgagacatcgatgttagtattatttataatactacaaatatatttgaagactctaaaaGAGCtactatacttctaccaagaagttgaatagaaacttattaagtttcaatgatatttgtctgAATGGATATTATAtggagacaaacaatgaaaaagatatgaaatatctttatatctctatgattgagttgaaaaagaaagtgtattggagaaattatcaacattctcttatagtttgtactacaagtttattagtacaatttaaatgcatgtcatggtaaaccagaagtttacaaatcaaaatgattgccttgtttgacatgatcatttattatgatgcgaaaaaaaaagggttgaaaaactcatgtgaacacgtttgaagcgtggtagacctattggttccaaagataaaaactcttgaatgagaaagggggctaatatgcaaaataacctaatcgaaaaggttgaaatcccaaaagattcatttgacataattaatggttcggttcaagaagaacctcaagtacctgaaatggttgaaaatgatgagatctcaataaattatgtcatgaatcatataatatggaaccaaaataaagttaacattgacgaaacttttacttataacatagcgatgaatgctatgaatgacaatgaagttcaataagcaatgatcattgaagattgtcggcaaagaaaagattggccaaaatgaaaatatgcaaagaagcataattatatttgtttgctaaacgaaaggtttttgaacatatagttcgcacacctgaagttatgaaacccgttgggtacatatgaatttttgcgcaaaaatcaaattaagaatgatgaaattgttagatacaaagcacaattggttgctaaaggttgttcacaaaaccttgtattgatttgtgaaaaaaacatattcactagtattggatgcaacaacattgcaatattcaattatcctagttgcacaacaaggtttgcatttacatctaatggatgatgttacaacctattcgtacgattcttttgagaatcatatttatatgaaaattcctgaaggattttatttgcccaacaagacaaattcttaagagggttattcaataaaattgaacatgctcttttattgattaaagaaatcaagacgtgtgtggcataaccgtcttattgagtacttattaaaagaaggatataaaaaatgatCTTATTTgatcttgtatttatatgaaaagatccaaataatgaatttgccataattattgtttatgtagatgacataaacgtCGTTGAAACTACTAATAAGCTCATAAGGcaattgaaagaatttgagatgaatgatctttgaagggcaaaatcttgtttgaaattagaaattgagtatttaaataaaagtatttttatacgtcaagaggcttatatgattaaggtgcttaaaatgttctaaatggacaagtcatgttcattatg encodes the following:
- the LOC114170441 gene encoding protein IQ-DOMAIN 1-like — encoded protein: MSPKKWFKRIVKLKKRKEDKSDQAKVQSTPEKPDESSEEKQDETCEESNNIPSEGSEVLERTVPTSFIEDIAATRIQNAFRAFLARRTLQNLRETALNYTKNIAASKVAVKLEAAIQHHMAKEQTISALNYIHTWSRIQDQIKARRLYMLTEARIKQKKLENQLKLAAKIHELQVGWCGGSDTMEDILSRIHQREEAAVKRERALAYAFSHQWRPNCRQYLGQAIYCVGKESWGWSWKERWVAVRPWQIRLRFPDPITKKTTDTKVPFSIPELSNTKETPKGKENNTPDLSNNNLAK